Part of the Paenibacillus aurantius genome, AGGCAACGGTGGTATCGTTGCTAGAGCGACAGTTACAGGCTTGCCGGTATCCAGAAAAGATGTAACATCTGAATATTGGGTAACTCCAAGTGATGCCAATGAAGTTCTACCAAGAGTCCCAATGCACGTACAGGAATTGGCACTTGAAGGTGACCATCTTAGTAGGGAATTTTTGAAGAGTAATCCCGTATTATCTAATCTGTTAATCCTCAAAATGAGCAATAATACTAACTACTTGCTTTCAGCCATACAAGCAGAGGAACTATTAAAGCAATGGAACAATAATGTGTCTAAAAGTTTCAATGTCTTTAGAGAAATCCCACTCCCTAACCCAGTGTCCCGTAACAGAGAGTATTCGTCGTACAGTGAAGATAAGAGAAATGAAGTGGTATATGAGTACCTTTTCAATAGTAATACTCACCGATGGATTGATGAGCATACCTTAGAACTTGATCCAGTATGGAGTCGGGGTTATCAAGCCATGGGTATCCTTCATCATTTAGGCTTGAAAAATGCTTTTAAGGGTCTGTTTAAGGGACTTTCAGTAGTTGAGGCTATTGATTTGATAAAACAGGAATGTTATGACCATCCAGCTGATCGTAATTTATATGCGCCAATTATTTCATCATTGAGTGGAATCAAAATTAATGAGCGTCAAGATGATGATTCTATTGGTGATGTTCATAGTGACGAGGGGAAAGAGTATCCCGAGGGGAAAATTGCATTCGTACTTCATAAGAAACGCGAGCGAAATCCTAAGCTAATTAAGGAAGCCAAAAAATTGTTTATCAGTAAACATGGACGATTATATTGTGAAGCCTGTAAATTTGATTTTCAACAAGTATATGGCGATAGAGGAAATGATTTTATTGAAGGGCATCACAATAAACTGGTGTCGGAAATGAAAGAAGGAGAAAAGACGAAGGTTGAAGACATTGCAATGCTGTGTAGTAACTGTCACAGAATGGTCCACAAAAAGCCTATAATAAATATTGAAGATTTAGGAAGGTTAATAAAAAGAGAAAATGAGCCATAAGGTTAGTTTCCTTGTGGCTCATTTTCATCTTAAACGACAACATAATACTGTTGAGTCTTCTTGGGGCCTGTAACTGTTTTTCCAAGTGTCAATAAGGGTTGCTTTCCCGACGTTATTGCATCGATAAGTTCAGACTCAATAGTTCCTAAATGCTGAAATAACCTTCTAAACTGCCTTCCGAGGATTTCCTTAAGAGTCAACTCATCTCCAGAACTCTTGGATTTTATACATGTTTTGAGGATTGGCTCAAGTTCACAGTAATTCGCCACTACAGTTTCAAAAACACCCGCGGCTTCTCTTTCCAGTATGTACAGACTATTTATCATATGTTCAATAATTCTAAGTGCAACACTTAGCTGTTGATCTGAGGGGTTTTTAATTTCATGTGCGGCATCGTTCCCTAAGAATCTAATAGCATGTAGTAAGTCGGCATTCATTTTTGAAATAATCCCATTATCGGCTAATTTTCCAATACGCTCTTGTAAGTTATCTCCGCTTATTGCTTGATCATTGCAGATGGCTTCAATTATACCTCTAAATCCAAGTCCAGCTAGAATTTTTGCACCTTCTTTATAAGCGGAAATCGACTGTTGATACAACTCTTTTATTGTTTCGGGTACATAGTACATTTCTTGTATCGGTCTATGATTTCTTATTACATTAGGATAAGTTGATACAGTTATTGGAATATACCATTCATCATCAACAAGGGGATGACCACCATCTATATCGTGAAACTCATATCTAAAGGTTATATTTTCACAACCCTTACATTTGACAATGTAGTAATACTCATCACATAAGTACTCATCTCTAAAGTTTATTTCGTGCTTCTCTAATATGTCATGGTTAGTTTCACTATGACATTTAACACAGTAGTTTTTCATTCAAAAATCACTCCCTACTCTTTCTGTCTAGTACATAAGTTTACAGTAATAGTAGCATTTTTCAAAATAATTTTTTTACCTATTACGGTACTTATATTACTAGAGTTTGTCAGTTGAAACACAGTCTGTTGGTCTTGGGCAGACTGATTAATCGTTGATATAACAAGGTTTTCCCGCTCATCTTAGAGTGACGGTTTCCTAAAATGTGCGTCAATCGCCGACTGGCCCGCATTCCGTGGGACGTGCTGGAGAAATCTCGGTGCGGATCGTAAACGAAGTGAACAATGTCAGGTGTACGACATTACGTCTAAGCCGCCGGCGACGATTAAATGGGAATAAGAAACACGAGCGAAGCGAAGATTGATTTGAGTTTTCCCCAAACGCTTTGCGAAGCAAAGGGTGCGGGAGCCACACCGTAGCGAAGCGTAGGTGTAGTTTTTTTAATAAAATATGAAATACTTGGTTTACCAATTTCTAAAAATTACAAAGGTATGGTAAAATTATCTAATAATGTCCGTGCGAGGGATGATAAGATGATAAATAATTTTAGAGTTACTAGTACATCTCTGCGTTCTGCCGAAGTTGAAGATATTATATTGAGGGAAACTACAACCACTCGTTTAGTATTTAGAGCCACTATCGTTGATAATCAGCATGATCAAAGTAAATCGGTAAAAGGTACTTTTATTTTTCAAAAAAAATCTATGAAGAACATTTGGGAGGACACCAAAGATATTCCTTTAACGAGCCTGAAAGCAGGAGAAGGAGTATCTCTAAAGCTTGATACTGGAGAATTACATTCCCTGGTTACAAGTGTAAAGCAACTTTATGAACTACATTTGCAATATGGAGTCCCTACAGGAACAAATGAATTTACTGTAACTGATAAAAACGTTACTAGTGTAATTCAACAGTTTATGCAAGACAGTTCTTTGTTGGATCAACTCGTTGAACAGGGTAAAACAGAACTATTTATTGAAAGTGTTAAATGGATTTCCGATCATAAAGATAGTGGTCAAATCATTGGAAAGTTAAGACAAATTAATATTGATGACTTATCAAAAATTAACTCTGTCGTTGGAATAGCAAATTTCGTAAAAATCCTTGATGTATGGAGAAAAAATAAAACAAACGCGGATGAGGAATACTGGCAACAATTATTAACAAATCATAGTTGGATTTTAAGTCAAGTATTTGCCCAACCACTTGTGCTTTTTAAAGACAAAGTTTACCTCGGAGGTAAGGGACTGGATAATTCAGGAGGTAAAG contains:
- a CDS encoding EVE domain-containing protein — protein: MDERNYKESLASKGYVKGRGEETEYYIITAKYGVDNYKLTLLRKNKVIFEGSYEGLTKAKYGAFEWLLCYDPSIFKRNVVTMVHYKDDRKSGDPWVKDTNIELHKNLEKFLAIQGQLEKQERTRINTWIFQGNPSRFKVDDYLRENQDIVWSIRQEHYVKDVQVGDTVYIWRSEAGKKGNGGIVARATVTGLPVSRKDVTSEYWVTPSDANEVLPRVPMHVQELALEGDHLSREFLKSNPVLSNLLILKMSNNTNYLLSAIQAEELLKQWNNNVSKSFNVFREIPLPNPVSRNREYSSYSEDKRNEVVYEYLFNSNTHRWIDEHTLELDPVWSRGYQAMGILHHLGLKNAFKGLFKGLSVVEAIDLIKQECYDHPADRNLYAPIISSLSGIKINERQDDDSIGDVHSDEGKEYPEGKIAFVLHKKRERNPKLIKEAKKLFISKHGRLYCEACKFDFQQVYGDRGNDFIEGHHNKLVSEMKEGEKTKVEDIAMLCSNCHRMVHKKPIINIEDLGRLIKRENEP
- a CDS encoding DUF4145 domain-containing protein, with the protein product MKNYCVKCHSETNHDILEKHEINFRDEYLCDEYYYIVKCKGCENITFRYEFHDIDGGHPLVDDEWYIPITVSTYPNVIRNHRPIQEMYYVPETIKELYQQSISAYKEGAKILAGLGFRGIIEAICNDQAISGDNLQERIGKLADNGIISKMNADLLHAIRFLGNDAAHEIKNPSDQQLSVALRIIEHMINSLYILEREAAGVFETVVANYCELEPILKTCIKSKSSGDELTLKEILGRQFRRLFQHLGTIESELIDAITSGKQPLLTLGKTVTGPKKTQQYYVVV
- a CDS encoding Shedu immune nuclease family protein, with the protein product MVKLSNNVRARDDKMINNFRVTSTSLRSAEVEDIILRETTTTRLVFRATIVDNQHDQSKSVKGTFIFQKKSMKNIWEDTKDIPLTSLKAGEGVSLKLDTGELHSLVTSVKQLYELHLQYGVPTGTNEFTVTDKNVTSVIQQFMQDSSLLDQLVEQGKTELFIESVKWISDHKDSGQIIGKLRQINIDDLSKINSVVGIANFVKILDVWRKNKTNADEEYWQQLLTNHSWILSQVFAQPLVLFKDKVYLGGKGLDNSGGKVVDFLYKNELTESVAMIEIKTPETKIMASEYRNKVYSIHSDLTGAITQVLAYKEQIQRDYNSLRLQTEDTFKVLNPKCIVVAGCLENLSGEKLHSFELFRREMKNVEIITFDELFGKIEAILEFLQSET